The following are encoded together in the Thermoplasmata archaeon genome:
- a CDS encoding NADH-quinone oxidoreductase subunit K translates to MIGPEALVLLGVAGALFAIGLACLIARSNLVKMVIGLEILGKGVSLVFITAGYVNGDVGMSQAVVFTLIIIEAVVAGVALALVILAKRTWGTLDITKIAQRVRGGEP, encoded by the coding sequence GTGATCGGGCCCGAGGCCCTCGTCCTGCTCGGCGTGGCGGGCGCCCTGTTCGCGATCGGGCTCGCCTGCCTGATCGCCCGGTCCAACCTGGTCAAGATGGTCATCGGGCTCGAGATCCTCGGGAAGGGCGTGAGCCTGGTCTTCATCACCGCCGGCTACGTGAACGGCGACGTCGGGATGTCCCAGGCCGTCGTCTTCACCCTGATCATCATCGAAGCCGTCGTCGCGGGCGTCGCGCTCGCCCTCGTCATCCTCGCGAAGCGCACCTGGGGCACGCTGGACATCACGAAGATCGCGCAGCGGGTCCGGGGAGGTGAGCCCTGA
- a CDS encoding Na(+)/H(+) antiporter subunit D, translated as MDLNAWFLVLTVLMPFLGAYFILVFRNRPNVREGASLAAAILTFAFAALSLPRLFAGGVPASTDPVVMFLGLSVQLTGDGLGLLFAVLASFLWILTTVYSVGYMRGLHEHAQTRYYACFALVIGATMGVALSSNLFSLFLFYEILTVATYPLVVHKESEEAFAAGRKYLVYTLSGGVAILAGMMLLQGLGGSLALAFTGGGNAFVATISPDLARLGFVLLFAGFGVKSAIMPLHGWLPSAMIAPTPVSGLLHAVAVVKAGVFGELRLILFLFGPAMMVGLDLQWIVIAAAAVTVIGGSLLALVQDDFKARLAYSTISQLNYITLGAALLVPLGYGGSTADGMFALLIGVAFMIAAHAFGKLTMFFVAGAVAVETGKTRISQLDGIGKKMPREFVAFALAALSMICLPPMAGFVAKWYISVGAWNAGFWWIPVLLVVSSVLNLGYWLPILIRAFFRPYDGEMGEARPTLGIPLLVTAAGALLLGIWTAMPYGFFEIAQRVAADVTGAAVPAVAAISVPLTTAFPPFLIFLIGGPLVLLLKGRARQVGLIILAGIALLDIVFLPMGTTWNVPFMGYQLQLLKVDSLSYLTGLIFGIITFFAVLYAAGFAKPWMHLFALLYAGTSLGAVFAGDWITMLFFWELMAITSTLLIMQGGEDGVKAGFRYFLYHVAGGALLAGGIALLFFQGGGATLAVGVVSGFWPMLLITLGIGLNAAFIPLHSWLPDAYPRAHFVASVFLSVYTTKTAVYAFARMFLGQPDPQPAFEAVAVMGAIMAVYGVSFAVFQSNMRRLLSYHIVSQVGYMIAGVGLAGWLGMADEWGVLGLDGGMAHVFNHILYKALLFMTIGVVIWKTGENTMNRLGGLQRKMPITAFAFWVAAFSISGVPLFNGYISKGMVIFAAEDVNVYLWLLLEIASFGTFLSFLKLGWFTFLRPAPEGGVTEASDPPLPMQVAMLGVAALCIAIGVYPQMLYNILPSAVPTVWNAWAPVQLGTSLLVLGLAAAFFFTIGRKALAPHDTRLKDVDVAYGATAHATISFSGYVQSAFRLVYEGATDAARGLFALGRRAMGLEDRDVNWNMVAFGGALVVVLAAVLLGVGA; from the coding sequence ATGGACCTGAACGCGTGGTTCCTCGTCCTCACGGTCCTCATGCCCTTCCTCGGGGCATACTTCATCCTCGTGTTCCGCAACCGGCCGAACGTGCGGGAGGGGGCCTCCCTCGCGGCCGCGATCCTGACCTTCGCCTTCGCCGCGCTCTCCCTGCCCCGCCTCTTCGCGGGGGGCGTCCCCGCGTCCACCGACCCCGTGGTCATGTTCCTGGGGCTCAGCGTCCAGCTCACGGGGGACGGCCTGGGCCTCCTGTTCGCGGTCCTCGCCTCCTTCCTGTGGATCCTGACCACCGTGTACAGCGTCGGGTACATGCGCGGGCTCCACGAGCACGCGCAGACTCGATACTACGCGTGCTTCGCCCTGGTCATCGGGGCGACCATGGGGGTCGCCCTGTCGTCCAACCTGTTCAGCCTCTTCCTCTTCTACGAGATCCTGACCGTGGCCACGTACCCCCTCGTCGTCCACAAGGAGAGCGAGGAGGCCTTCGCGGCAGGCCGCAAGTACCTCGTGTACACCCTGAGCGGCGGCGTCGCGATCCTGGCGGGCATGATGCTCCTCCAGGGCCTCGGCGGATCGCTCGCCCTGGCCTTCACCGGCGGCGGGAACGCGTTCGTAGCCACGATCTCCCCCGACCTCGCCCGGCTGGGCTTCGTCCTCTTGTTCGCGGGCTTCGGCGTGAAGTCCGCGATCATGCCCCTGCACGGCTGGCTGCCGAGCGCGATGATCGCGCCCACGCCCGTGAGCGGCCTCCTCCATGCCGTGGCCGTCGTGAAGGCGGGCGTCTTCGGCGAGCTGCGCCTCATCCTCTTCCTGTTCGGCCCCGCCATGATGGTGGGTCTGGACCTCCAGTGGATCGTGATCGCGGCCGCCGCGGTCACCGTGATCGGCGGCTCGCTCCTCGCCCTGGTCCAGGACGACTTCAAGGCGCGGCTCGCGTACTCCACGATCAGCCAGCTGAACTACATCACCCTGGGGGCCGCGCTCCTCGTACCCCTGGGCTACGGCGGCTCCACCGCGGACGGGATGTTCGCCCTCCTGATCGGCGTGGCGTTCATGATCGCGGCCCACGCCTTCGGGAAGCTGACCATGTTCTTCGTCGCCGGGGCGGTCGCCGTGGAGACGGGCAAGACGAGGATCTCCCAGCTCGATGGCATCGGGAAGAAGATGCCGCGGGAGTTCGTCGCCTTCGCCCTCGCGGCCCTGAGCATGATCTGCCTGCCGCCCATGGCGGGGTTCGTGGCCAAGTGGTACATCTCCGTGGGGGCGTGGAACGCAGGCTTCTGGTGGATCCCCGTCCTCCTGGTCGTCTCGAGCGTCCTGAACCTCGGCTACTGGCTGCCGATCCTCATCCGCGCCTTCTTCCGCCCCTACGACGGGGAGATGGGCGAGGCCCGGCCCACCCTGGGCATCCCGCTCCTCGTCACCGCGGCGGGTGCGCTCCTCCTGGGCATCTGGACGGCCATGCCGTACGGGTTCTTCGAGATCGCGCAGCGCGTCGCCGCGGACGTCACCGGCGCGGCGGTCCCGGCGGTCGCCGCGATCAGCGTCCCCCTGACGACGGCGTTCCCGCCGTTCCTCATCTTCCTGATCGGCGGCCCCCTCGTCCTCCTGCTCAAGGGCCGTGCCCGCCAAGTCGGCCTCATCATCCTGGCGGGCATTGCCCTCCTCGACATCGTCTTCCTGCCCATGGGCACCACGTGGAACGTGCCCTTCATGGGCTACCAGCTCCAGCTGCTCAAGGTCGACTCCCTGTCCTACCTGACGGGCCTCATCTTCGGCATCATCACGTTCTTCGCGGTCCTCTACGCAGCCGGGTTCGCGAAGCCTTGGATGCACCTGTTCGCCCTCCTGTACGCCGGCACGTCCCTGGGCGCCGTGTTCGCGGGCGACTGGATCACCATGCTCTTCTTCTGGGAGCTCATGGCGATCACCTCGACCCTGCTCATCATGCAGGGCGGCGAGGACGGCGTGAAGGCCGGGTTCCGGTACTTCCTGTACCACGTCGCCGGCGGCGCGCTCCTGGCCGGTGGCATCGCCCTCCTGTTCTTCCAGGGCGGCGGCGCGACGCTCGCGGTCGGCGTCGTGTCGGGCTTCTGGCCCATGCTCCTGATCACCCTGGGCATCGGCCTGAACGCGGCGTTCATCCCGCTGCATTCCTGGCTGCCGGACGCGTACCCGCGCGCGCACTTCGTCGCGAGCGTCTTCCTGAGCGTGTACACCACGAAGACGGCCGTGTACGCCTTCGCCCGGATGTTCCTCGGGCAGCCGGACCCGCAGCCCGCGTTCGAGGCCGTTGCGGTCATGGGCGCGATCATGGCCGTGTACGGTGTGTCCTTCGCCGTGTTCCAGAGCAACATGCGCCGCCTCCTGTCGTACCACATCGTCTCCCAGGTCGGCTACATGATCGCCGGCGTCGGCCTCGCGGGCTGGCTCGGCATGGCGGACGAATGGGGCGTCCTCGGCCTGGACGGCGGCATGGCCCACGTGTTCAACCACATCCTCTACAAGGCCCTCCTGTTCATGACGATCGGCGTCGTGATCTGGAAGACGGGCGAAAACACGATGAACCGCCTGGGCGGGCTGCAGAGGAAGATGCCCATCACGGCCTTCGCGTTCTGGGTCGCGGCGTTCTCGATCAGCGGCGTGCCCCTGTTCAACGGCTACATCTCCAAGGGCATGGTCATCTTCGCCGCGGAGGACGTGAACGTGTACCTCTGGCTCCTCCTGGAGATCGCGTCGTTCGGGACGTTCCTCTCCTTCCTGAAGCTCGGCTGGTTCACGTTCCTGCGGCCCGCGCCGGAGGGCGGCGTCACGGAGGCCTCGGACCCGCCGCTCCCGATGCAGGTGGCCATGCTGGGCGTCGCGGCCCTGTGCATCGCGATCGGCGTGTACCCCCAGATGCTGTACAACATCCTGCCCTCGGCCGTGCCCACCGTCTGGAACGCGTGGGCCCCCGTCCAGCTGGGCACGAGCCTCCTCGTCCTCGGCCTGGCCGCCGCGTTCTTCTTCACGATCGGGCGTAAGGCCCTCGCTCCGCACGACACGCGCCTCAAGGACGTGGACGTCGCCTACGGGGCCACGGCCCATGCCACGATCTCCTTCAGCGGCTACGTGCAGTCCGCCTTCCGGCTCGTGTACGAAGGCGCCACGGACGCGGCCCGCGGACTGTTCGCCCTTGGCCGGCGCGCGATGGGGCTCGAGGACCGGGACGTGAACTGGAACATGGTCGCCTTCGGAGGCGCGCTCGTCGTCGTCCTCGCCGCGGTCCTCCTGGGGGTGGGCGCGTGA